A single window of Sphingobacterium sp. ML3W DNA harbors:
- a CDS encoding N-acetylmuramoyl-L-alanine amidase has translation MKKTTYSSAGHHLKDSGAIGVNGRKENEETMIFRDLVNEELVVMGRTVVQDKDTETLGQYLGRIEPTDKDVVIEPHFNAFNGKASGVEVLVADNANDRSKAMAKELVAGYAKIMDIPNRGVKTESQSARGKLALMRKKGAVCLPEICFIDNASDMAAYDRNKMNLACFTVKVIAKYDLN, from the coding sequence ATGAAAAAAACAACATATTCAAGTGCAGGACATCATTTAAAAGACTCAGGCGCAATAGGAGTAAACGGTCGAAAAGAAAACGAAGAAACTATGATATTTCGGGATTTAGTTAACGAAGAATTGGTAGTAATGGGTAGGACAGTGGTTCAAGACAAGGATACTGAAACATTAGGGCAATATCTAGGCCGTATTGAACCAACCGATAAAGATGTCGTTATTGAACCTCATTTTAACGCGTTCAACGGTAAGGCTTCTGGAGTAGAGGTGTTGGTTGCTGATAATGCAAATGATAGATCAAAGGCTATGGCAAAGGAACTAGTAGCCGGCTATGCTAAGATTATGGATATCCCAAATCGTGGCGTTAAAACGGAATCCCAATCAGCTAGGGGTAAACTTGCACTTATGCGTAAGAAAGGTGCTGTTTGTCTGCCTGAAATTTGTTTCATTGACAATGCGAGCGACATGGCTGCATACGACAGGAATAAAATGAATCTAGCCTGCTTTACGGTAAAAGTGATTGCTAAATACGACTTAAACTAA
- a CDS encoding antA/AntB antirepressor family protein yields the protein MEEIIKINDHNGQSVVSARELHEFLESKRDFSTWIKQRIQKYGFVENDDFSRFTQKVEANNATSIEYALTLDTAKELAMVEANDKGRQARKYFIACERRANNSNNNALLSGVIAERLLILEEEVKALKANQPIPIDNMKFTRPLPSEQVKKVQVVKEEEYLSVTDYLRKYKNNSFMNKFEVIRISKDVNRHCINKGIGVRNEWSEKWKNGVNNYPVSVLQEFIK from the coding sequence ATGGAAGAGATTATTAAAATCAATGATCACAACGGACAGTCCGTTGTGTCTGCAAGGGAACTTCATGAATTTCTAGAAAGTAAAAGAGACTTTTCTACATGGATTAAACAACGAATACAAAAATACGGGTTCGTTGAAAATGATGACTTTTCTCGCTTCACCCAAAAAGTGGAAGCGAACAACGCTACATCAATCGAATATGCCTTAACTTTGGACACGGCAAAAGAGCTGGCCATGGTTGAGGCTAATGATAAAGGTAGGCAAGCGCGTAAATATTTCATAGCGTGTGAACGTCGAGCAAACAATTCAAATAATAATGCTTTACTAAGTGGTGTTATTGCAGAAAGATTGTTAATCTTGGAGGAGGAGGTAAAGGCTTTAAAGGCCAATCAGCCTATTCCTATTGATAATATGAAATTTACACGGCCATTGCCATCGGAACAAGTCAAAAAAGTACAAGTTGTAAAAGAGGAAGAGTATCTTTCGGTTACAGATTATTTGAGAAAATATAAAAATAATTCTTTCATGAATAAGTTTGAGGTGATACGTATCAGCAAAGATGTAAACCGGCATTGTATTAATAAGGGTATAGGTGTGCGTAACGAGTGGTCGGAGAAATGGAAAAATGGTGTAAATAATTATCCTGTCAGTGTGTTACAGGAATTTATAAAATAA